A genomic window from Micromonospora sp. WMMA1947 includes:
- the katG gene encoding catalase/peroxidase HPI: MSDTQDNRPVSPQGVDAKEAAGCPVAHDSVTAHGSESENPAIDSPTPKTGGRPRSNRDWWPNQLDLSVLHAHSHKGNPLGPEFSYAKEFAKLDVEALKRDITEVLTTSQDWWPADFGHYGGLMIRMSWHAAGTYRIEDGRGGAGDGGQRFAPLNSWPDNANLDKARRLLWPVKQKYGQKISWADLLVLAGNVALESMGFKTFGFGFGREDVWEPEEIFWGPEDAWLGDERYASEKEMVAGVGATEMGLIYVNPEGPRGNADPLAAAHFIRETFRRMAMNDEETVALIAGGHTFGKTHGAGPADAHVGPEPEAAPLEAQGLGWLSTYGEGKGGDTITSGLEVTWTDKPTQWSNRFFEILFGYEWELTTSPGGAKQWVAKDAEAIIPDAHDPSKKHKPTMLTTDLSLRVDPAYEKISRRFLENPDEFALAFAKAWYKLLHRDMGPVSRFLGPWVPEAQLWQDPVPAVAHELVNDADVAALKAKVLESGLTTAQLVSTAWASAASYRSTDKRGGANGARVRLEPQRNWEVNQPEQLATVLSTLEGIQQEFNAAGGAQISLADLIVLAGSAAVEQAARDAGVEVTVPFHPGRTDATQEQTDVESFRVMEPRADGFRNYLRPGEKTQPEVLLIDRAYMLNLTAPEMTVLVGGLRALGNNVGGAAHGVLTDRPGVLTNDFFVNLLSPGTRWKAAESEEHVYEIRDLATDQVKWTATAVDLIFGSNSQLRALAEVYASDDAREKFVRDFVAAWTKVMELDRFDLA, translated from the coding sequence ATGAGCGACACCCAGGACAACCGGCCCGTCAGCCCGCAGGGCGTGGACGCCAAGGAGGCGGCCGGCTGCCCGGTCGCGCACGACTCCGTGACCGCGCACGGCAGCGAGAGCGAGAACCCGGCGATCGACTCGCCGACCCCGAAGACCGGCGGTCGTCCGCGCAGCAACCGCGACTGGTGGCCCAACCAGCTCGACCTGTCGGTGCTGCACGCCCACTCGCACAAGGGCAACCCGCTGGGCCCGGAGTTCAGCTACGCCAAGGAGTTCGCCAAGCTCGACGTCGAGGCGCTCAAGCGGGACATCACCGAGGTGCTCACCACCTCGCAGGACTGGTGGCCGGCCGACTTCGGTCACTACGGCGGCCTGATGATCCGGATGAGCTGGCACGCCGCGGGCACCTACCGCATCGAGGACGGCCGCGGTGGCGCCGGTGACGGCGGGCAGCGGTTCGCCCCGCTGAACAGCTGGCCGGACAACGCCAACCTGGACAAGGCCCGCCGGCTGCTCTGGCCGGTCAAGCAGAAGTACGGCCAGAAGATCTCCTGGGCCGACCTGCTGGTGCTCGCCGGCAACGTGGCCCTGGAGTCGATGGGCTTCAAGACCTTCGGCTTCGGCTTCGGTCGGGAGGACGTCTGGGAGCCGGAGGAGATCTTCTGGGGTCCCGAGGACGCCTGGCTGGGCGACGAGCGCTACGCCTCCGAGAAGGAGATGGTGGCCGGCGTCGGCGCGACCGAGATGGGTCTGATCTACGTCAACCCGGAGGGCCCGCGCGGCAACGCCGACCCGCTCGCGGCGGCGCACTTCATCCGTGAGACGTTCCGCCGGATGGCGATGAACGACGAGGAGACCGTCGCGCTGATCGCCGGCGGCCACACGTTCGGCAAGACCCACGGCGCGGGCCCCGCCGACGCGCACGTCGGCCCCGAGCCGGAGGCGGCGCCGCTGGAGGCGCAGGGCCTGGGCTGGCTGAGCACCTACGGCGAGGGCAAGGGCGGCGACACGATCACCAGCGGTCTCGAGGTGACCTGGACCGACAAGCCGACGCAGTGGAGCAACCGGTTCTTCGAGATCCTCTTCGGCTACGAGTGGGAGCTGACCACCAGCCCCGGTGGCGCCAAGCAGTGGGTCGCCAAGGACGCCGAGGCGATCATCCCGGACGCCCACGACCCGTCGAAGAAGCACAAGCCCACGATGCTCACGACCGACCTGTCGCTGCGCGTCGACCCGGCGTACGAGAAGATCTCCCGCCGCTTCCTGGAGAACCCGGACGAGTTCGCCCTGGCGTTCGCCAAGGCCTGGTACAAGCTGCTGCACCGTGACATGGGCCCGGTCAGCCGCTTCCTCGGCCCGTGGGTGCCGGAGGCCCAGCTCTGGCAGGACCCGGTGCCGGCCGTCGCGCACGAGCTGGTGAACGACGCCGACGTCGCCGCGCTCAAGGCGAAGGTGCTGGAGTCCGGCCTCACCACCGCACAGCTGGTCTCCACCGCGTGGGCCTCGGCCGCGAGCTACCGCTCCACCGACAAGCGCGGTGGCGCCAACGGCGCGCGGGTCCGGCTGGAGCCGCAGCGCAACTGGGAGGTCAACCAGCCGGAGCAGCTCGCCACCGTGCTGAGCACCCTCGAGGGCATCCAGCAGGAGTTCAACGCCGCCGGCGGCGCCCAGATCTCGCTCGCGGACCTGATCGTGCTGGCCGGTTCGGCCGCGGTCGAGCAGGCGGCGCGGGACGCCGGCGTCGAGGTGACGGTGCCGTTCCACCCGGGTCGTACCGACGCCACGCAGGAGCAGACCGACGTCGAGTCGTTCCGGGTGATGGAGCCGCGCGCCGACGGTTTCCGCAACTACCTGCGGCCGGGCGAGAAGACCCAGCCGGAGGTGCTGCTCATCGACCGCGCGTACATGCTGAACCTGACCGCCCCGGAGATGACCGTCCTGGTCGGCGGCCTGCGCGCGCTCGGCAACAACGTCGGCGGCGCCGCGCACGGCGTGCTCACCGACCGGCCCGGCGTGCTCACCAACGACTTCTTCGTCAACCTGCTCTCCCCGGGCACCCGGTGGAAGGCGGCGGAGTCCGAGGAGCACGTGTACGAGATCCGGGACCTGGCGACCGACCAGGTGAAGTGGACCGCCACCGCGGTCGACCTCATCTTCGGCTCCAACTCGCAGCTGCGGGCGCTGGCCGAGGTCTACGCCAGCGACGACGCGCGGGAGAAGTTCGTCCGCGACTTCGTCGCCGCCTGGACGAAGGTCATGGAGCTGGACCGCTTCGACCTGGCCTGA
- a CDS encoding ricin-type beta-trefoil lectin domain protein, protein MTPDVPGPDTRPRRIPRGVVAAGAAGLAALSLVVAALSGSVATARDGESAGRTVSAEQLAAIRTAARSCPTLTPARLAGQLMTESGLDGRAERTASGGRGLAGLDDERWRTWAPWPDAPRTDAAANILALAHHMCDLAGQLRTAEVPGDPWRLSLAAFHTGFDEVRGAAGVPSAAVPYVDEVNRYAAYYGRQDGFTDAVAAGAEGERRQPKAVPAAYVRLVVRAGSVCPQVPPAAVAAQLMTLSGFDPNLLGDGGRKGIAQFRPELWRAYGPSGASPWEPQAAVPAAGAALCALRRELAALDGDPDLLALAAYRNGTDAVRHTGGDFDAGTQAFLRTVREFTDFYALDGRLRGTPASSGSPPATTRSPKPTASSAARPSTPPLASGEPDRSEKPSAPVRPAGAKQLVGKETGLCASGGSGDGVRVVLRACREERSQWWTFASDGSVRVDGGLCLDVAWGEKRDGVPVQTAWCSGNPAQKWEWIESQGRRSLFNRATDRCLDVDGHAAGAPLNAWTCVFNVKQTWSLR, encoded by the coding sequence GTGACACCCGATGTCCCCGGCCCGGACACCCGCCCGCGCCGGATCCCGCGCGGAGTCGTCGCCGCCGGTGCCGCCGGACTGGCGGCGCTCAGCCTGGTGGTCGCCGCCCTCAGCGGGAGCGTCGCCACCGCCCGCGACGGTGAGTCGGCCGGCCGGACCGTCTCCGCCGAGCAGCTCGCCGCCATCCGGACCGCGGCCCGGTCGTGCCCCACGCTGACCCCGGCGCGGCTGGCCGGGCAGCTGATGACCGAGTCGGGTCTGGACGGACGGGCCGAGCGGACCGCGTCCGGCGGCCGGGGCCTGGCCGGACTGGACGACGAGCGATGGCGGACCTGGGCGCCGTGGCCGGACGCGCCGCGCACGGACGCCGCCGCCAACATCCTCGCGCTGGCCCACCACATGTGCGACCTGGCCGGGCAACTGCGCACGGCGGAAGTCCCCGGCGACCCGTGGCGGCTGTCGCTCGCTGCCTTCCACACCGGATTCGACGAGGTCCGCGGCGCCGCAGGGGTGCCCTCGGCGGCGGTCCCGTACGTCGACGAGGTGAACCGGTACGCCGCCTACTACGGGCGGCAGGACGGCTTCACCGACGCCGTCGCGGCCGGTGCCGAGGGCGAACGCCGGCAGCCCAAGGCGGTCCCCGCCGCGTACGTCCGCCTGGTGGTACGGGCCGGCTCGGTGTGCCCGCAGGTGCCGCCGGCCGCGGTGGCCGCGCAGCTGATGACCCTGTCCGGCTTCGACCCGAACCTGCTCGGCGACGGCGGTCGCAAGGGCATCGCCCAGTTCCGGCCGGAGCTGTGGCGTGCGTACGGCCCGTCCGGCGCCTCGCCGTGGGAGCCGCAGGCGGCCGTACCGGCGGCCGGGGCCGCGCTCTGCGCGCTGCGACGGGAACTGGCCGCGCTCGACGGCGACCCGGATCTGCTGGCGCTGGCGGCGTACCGCAACGGGACCGACGCCGTGCGCCACACCGGCGGCGACTTCGACGCCGGCACGCAGGCGTTCCTGCGCACGGTCCGGGAGTTCACCGACTTCTACGCCCTCGACGGCCGGTTGCGCGGCACGCCGGCGAGTTCCGGCTCGCCCCCGGCCACCACGCGCTCGCCGAAGCCGACGGCCTCGTCGGCCGCGCGGCCGTCCACGCCGCCACTGGCGTCCGGCGAGCCGGACCGGTCGGAGAAGCCGTCCGCACCGGTCCGTCCGGCCGGCGCGAAGCAACTCGTCGGCAAGGAGACCGGCCTGTGCGCGAGCGGCGGCAGCGGGGACGGCGTACGCGTCGTGCTGCGGGCCTGCCGGGAGGAGCGTTCCCAGTGGTGGACGTTCGCGTCCGACGGCAGCGTCCGGGTCGACGGCGGCCTCTGCCTGGACGTGGCCTGGGGCGAGAAGCGCGACGGCGTGCCGGTGCAGACCGCGTGGTGCAGCGGCAACCCGGCGCAGAAGTGGGAGTGGATCGAGAGCCAGGGCCGGCGGTCGCTGTTCAACCGGGCGACCGACCGCTGCCTGGACGTCGACGGGCACGCGGCGGGTGCTCCGCTGAACGCCTGGACCTGTGTGTTCAACGTGAAGCAGACCTGGTCGCTGCGCTGA
- a CDS encoding glycoside hydrolase family 11 protein, with the protein MKDAPVRTGIRRRGRLRMVLGGACAVALITAGATAVTSAPAYAQTVTSNSTGTHNGYFYSFWKDSGNVSMTMGNGGQYSTQWSNINNFVAGKGWNPGSRRTVSYSGSFNPSGNAYLTLYGWTRNPLVEYYIVDSWGSWRPPGSGYMGSVTTDGGTYDVYRTQRVNAPSIEGTRTFYQYWSVRQQKRVGGTITSGNHFDAWSRYGMNLGTHDYQIMATEGFQSSGNSNITVGGTSGGNPTTPPPNNGGCTVSVSRAEEWGDRFNVTFSVSGTSNWVVSIQTQGGQSLQNSWNASVSGTSGTLTARPNGNGNNFGITLYKNGNSNTPTATCSAA; encoded by the coding sequence ATGAAAGACGCCCCCGTCCGCACGGGCATCCGCAGGCGCGGACGCCTCAGGATGGTCCTCGGCGGCGCCTGTGCCGTGGCGCTGATCACCGCCGGGGCGACGGCGGTCACGTCAGCTCCGGCTTACGCCCAGACCGTCACGTCGAACTCGACCGGCACGCACAACGGCTACTTCTATTCCTTCTGGAAAGACAGTGGCAACGTCTCCATGACCATGGGCAACGGTGGTCAGTACAGCACCCAGTGGAGCAACATCAACAACTTCGTGGCCGGCAAGGGCTGGAACCCGGGCTCACGCCGGACGGTCAGCTACTCCGGCAGCTTCAACCCGTCCGGCAACGCGTACCTGACGCTCTACGGCTGGACGCGCAACCCGCTCGTCGAGTACTACATCGTCGACAGCTGGGGCAGCTGGCGCCCGCCGGGCAGCGGCTACATGGGCTCGGTGACCACCGACGGCGGCACGTACGACGTCTACCGCACCCAGCGCGTCAACGCCCCCTCGATCGAGGGCACCCGGACGTTCTACCAGTACTGGAGCGTCCGCCAGCAGAAGCGCGTCGGCGGCACCATCACCTCCGGCAACCACTTCGACGCCTGGTCGCGCTACGGCATGAACCTCGGCACCCACGACTACCAGATCATGGCCACCGAGGGCTTCCAGAGCAGCGGCAACTCCAACATCACGGTCGGCGGCACCAGCGGTGGCAACCCGACCACCCCGCCGCCGAACAACGGTGGCTGCACGGTCAGCGTCAGCCGGGCCGAGGAGTGGGGCGACCGGTTCAACGTGACCTTCTCGGTCAGCGGCACGAGCAACTGGGTGGTCAGCATCCAGACCCAGGGCGGGCAGAGCCTGCAGAACAGCTGGAACGCGTCGGTCAGCGGCACCAGCGGCACGCTCACCGCACGCCCGAACGGCAACGGCAACAACTTCGGCATCACGCTCTACAAGAACGGCAACAGCAACACACCGACGGCGACCTGTTCCGCCGCCTGA
- a CDS encoding Fur family transcriptional regulator gives MTADFETQLRAVSLRVTRPRLAVLAALRDHPHVDTDTVIALVRAEQPTVSHQAVYDVLRALTDAGLIRRIQPAGATARYESRVGDNHHHVVCRSCGAIADVECAVGRAPCLTASDDHGFVVDEAEVVYWGTCPGCAADRTAQRSASSEGNR, from the coding sequence ATGACGGCCGACTTCGAGACGCAGCTCCGGGCGGTCTCGTTGCGGGTGACCCGGCCCCGCCTGGCGGTGCTGGCCGCGCTGCGCGACCATCCGCACGTCGACACCGACACGGTGATCGCCCTGGTCCGCGCCGAGCAGCCCACCGTGTCCCACCAGGCGGTCTACGATGTGCTCCGGGCACTCACCGACGCCGGGCTGATCCGGCGCATCCAGCCGGCCGGCGCGACGGCCCGCTACGAGTCACGGGTGGGAGACAACCACCACCACGTCGTGTGCCGTTCCTGCGGCGCCATCGCCGACGTCGAGTGCGCCGTCGGCCGCGCCCCCTGTCTCACCGCCTCCGACGACCACGGTTTCGTGGTGGACGAGGCGGAGGTCGTCTACTGGGGCACCTGCCCCGGCTGTGCGGCCGACCGTACCGCCCAGCGATCCGCCAGTTCGGAAGGAAACAGATGA